A genomic region of Mesorhizobium sp. NZP2077 contains the following coding sequences:
- the cysN gene encoding sulfate adenylyltransferase subunit CysN, with protein MRHIMAKSLAPTDSVRDYLAAQEKKSLLRFLTCGSVDDGKSTLIGRLLSDTKQIFEDQLAALERDSRKHGTTGDDIDFALLVDGLEAEREQGITIDVAYRFFATPKRKFIVADTPGHEQYTRNMATGASTADLAIVLIDARQGVLRQTRRHSIIASLLGIRHIVLAVNKIDLVDFDQAVFDRIVEDYRQFSSDLGFQSIVPIPMSARYGDNVSSRSDKMQWYSGPTLIEHLETVSVEEAAVEQPFRFPVQYVNRPNLDFRGFAGTIASGAIAQGDEVVVAKSGKSSHVKRIVAYGGDLKQAVAGQAITLVLDDEVEVSRGNMLVSPAARPQVADQFAANIVWFDEHALLPGRSYILRTETDQTSATVTDLKYRINVNDFAHEAAKSLEMNEVGICNISTRAPIAFDPFAENRTTGAFILIDRISNATVGAGMIVHSLRRAENIHWQSLDVGKRVRADMKNQRPAVFWFTGLSGSGKSTIANLFEKKLYATGRHTYILDGDNVRHGLNRDLGFTDADRVENIRRVAEVAKLMADAGLIVIVSFISPFSAERRMARELMADGEFVEVFVDTPFEECARRDPKGLYARALNGEIKNFTGVDSPYEAPEKPEIHLKTLGKSAEEMVDALEHWLNERDIAEDQYDNGGGI; from the coding sequence GTGCGTCACATCATGGCAAAAAGCCTCGCCCCCACTGACAGCGTCCGCGACTATCTGGCCGCGCAGGAGAAGAAGTCGCTGCTGCGCTTCCTGACCTGCGGTTCCGTCGATGACGGCAAGTCGACGCTGATCGGGCGCCTTTTGTCCGACACCAAACAGATCTTCGAGGATCAGCTTGCCGCGCTCGAACGCGATTCGCGCAAGCACGGCACCACCGGCGACGACATCGATTTCGCGCTGCTGGTCGACGGTCTTGAGGCCGAGCGCGAGCAGGGCATCACCATCGACGTCGCCTATCGTTTCTTCGCCACGCCGAAGCGGAAGTTCATCGTCGCCGACACGCCCGGCCACGAGCAGTACACGCGCAACATGGCAACCGGCGCCTCGACCGCCGACCTGGCGATCGTGCTGATCGATGCAAGGCAAGGGGTGCTGCGCCAGACTAGGCGCCATTCGATCATCGCCTCGTTGCTCGGCATCCGCCACATCGTGCTGGCCGTCAACAAGATCGATCTCGTCGATTTCGATCAGGCGGTTTTCGATCGGATCGTCGAAGACTACCGGCAATTCTCGAGCGATCTCGGCTTCCAGAGCATCGTGCCGATCCCGATGTCGGCTCGCTACGGTGACAATGTCAGCAGCCGCTCCGACAAGATGCAATGGTATTCCGGCCCGACGCTGATCGAGCACCTCGAGACCGTTTCGGTCGAAGAGGCCGCCGTCGAGCAGCCGTTCCGTTTTCCGGTGCAATACGTCAACCGTCCCAATCTCGATTTCCGCGGTTTTGCCGGCACGATCGCGTCCGGCGCCATCGCGCAAGGCGACGAAGTCGTCGTCGCCAAATCCGGCAAGTCCTCCCATGTCAAACGCATTGTCGCTTATGGCGGCGATCTCAAACAGGCGGTGGCCGGCCAGGCCATTACGCTCGTTCTCGACGACGAGGTCGAGGTTTCCAGAGGCAATATGCTGGTTTCACCGGCTGCCAGGCCACAGGTCGCCGACCAGTTCGCCGCTAACATCGTCTGGTTCGACGAGCATGCGCTGCTGCCGGGCCGTTCCTACATCCTGCGCACCGAAACCGACCAGACGAGCGCCACCGTCACCGACCTGAAATACCGCATCAACGTCAACGACTTTGCCCATGAGGCGGCCAAGTCGCTTGAAATGAACGAGGTTGGCATCTGCAACATCTCGACGCGGGCGCCGATCGCCTTCGATCCCTTCGCCGAAAACCGCACGACAGGCGCCTTCATCCTGATCGATCGCATCAGCAACGCCACCGTCGGCGCAGGGATGATCGTGCACTCGCTGCGTCGTGCCGAAAACATCCACTGGCAATCGCTCGATGTCGGCAAGCGCGTACGCGCCGACATGAAGAACCAGCGGCCCGCCGTGTTCTGGTTCACCGGGCTTTCGGGCTCCGGCAAGTCGACCATCGCCAACTTGTTCGAGAAGAAGCTGTACGCCACCGGCCGGCACACCTACATCCTGGACGGCGACAATGTCCGTCACGGTCTCAACCGCGATCTCGGCTTCACCGATGCCGACCGCGTCGAGAACATCCGCCGGGTGGCCGAAGTGGCCAAGCTGATGGCCGATGCCGGTTTGATCGTCATTGTCTCCTTCATTTCGCCGTTCAGCGCCGAACGGCGCATGGCGCGCGAGTTGATGGCCGATGGTGAGTTCGTCGAGGTATTTGTCGACACGCCTTTCGAGGAGTGCGCCAGGCGGGATCCAAAAGGCCTCTATGCCCGCGCGCTGAATGGCGAGATCAAGAACTTCACCGGTGTCGATTCCCCTTACGAAGCGCCGGAAAAACCGGAAATCCATCTGAAGACGCTCGGCAAATCGGCGGAAGAGATGGTAGATGCCCTGGAACACTGGCTGAACGAGCGTGACATTGCCGAAGACCAATACGACAATGGCGGCGGCATCTGA
- the cysD gene encoding sulfate adenylyltransferase subunit CysD — protein MTIALTHLQRLEAESIHIFREVAAAFSKPVMLYSVGKDSSVLMHLAMKAFYPAKPPFPFLHVDTTWKFREMIAFRDQMAQKLGFDLLVHVNEDGVRDNINPFDHGSNTHTHVMKTVALRQALDKYGFDAAFGGARRDEEKSRAKERIFSFRNAQHVWDPKNQRPEMWKIFNTRIAAGESIRVFPLSNWTELDIWQYILQENIPIVPLYFAKERPVVERDGMLILKDDDRMKLRPGETVENRLVRFRTLGCYPLTGAIESDADTLEAIVGEMLTARTSERQGRLIDRDEAGSMEKKKREGYF, from the coding sequence ATGACCATAGCGCTTACGCATCTGCAGCGGCTTGAAGCCGAATCCATCCACATATTCCGCGAGGTTGCGGCCGCCTTCTCCAAGCCGGTGATGCTCTATTCGGTCGGCAAGGATTCATCCGTGCTGATGCATCTGGCAATGAAGGCGTTCTACCCCGCCAAGCCGCCATTCCCGTTCCTTCACGTCGACACCACTTGGAAATTCCGCGAAATGATCGCTTTTCGCGATCAGATGGCGCAAAAGCTTGGGTTCGACCTTCTGGTTCATGTCAACGAAGACGGCGTGCGCGACAACATCAATCCGTTCGACCATGGCTCGAACACCCACACCCATGTGATGAAGACCGTGGCGCTGCGTCAGGCGCTCGACAAATACGGTTTCGATGCCGCCTTTGGCGGCGCCCGTCGCGACGAGGAGAAGTCGCGCGCCAAGGAGCGCATATTCTCGTTCCGCAACGCTCAGCATGTCTGGGATCCGAAGAACCAGCGGCCCGAAATGTGGAAGATATTCAACACGCGCATCGCAGCGGGTGAATCGATCCGCGTCTTCCCGCTGTCGAACTGGACCGAGCTCGATATCTGGCAGTACATCCTGCAGGAGAACATCCCGATAGTGCCGCTCTATTTCGCCAAGGAGCGGCCGGTGGTGGAACGTGACGGGATGCTGATCCTCAAGGACGACGATCGCATGAAACTGCGCCCGGGCGAGACAGTCGAGAACCGGCTGGTCCGGTTCCGCACTTTGGGCTGTTATCCGCTCACCGGCGCCATTGAATCCGATGCCGACACGCTCGAAGCCATCGTTGGCGAGATGCTAACGGCGCGCACGTCCGAGCGGCAGGGTCGCTTGATCGACCGTGATGAAGCAGGCTCCATGGAAAAGAAGAAGCGCGAGGGGTATTTCTGA